From Triticum aestivum cultivar Chinese Spring chromosome 4A, IWGSC CS RefSeq v2.1, whole genome shotgun sequence, a single genomic window includes:
- the LOC123082197 gene encoding uncharacterized protein, which produces MAAHADSVEAVLGDMEMLREIFLRVGSVSALVRAAAVSPTWCAAAKLPGFLSAFRKRFAPPLIGFAVEFDQLLWNFSMYLASPGIGHGLAQVSQTVAQHFLDPDHSIVAIASGDSGLMTREELPAPGYMLITPGGDAAPMGDGVPLSPTVAAATPNTWGHFAKLGAEHAFFVQDPAADFDIMPKGVCMNDDSPVHYHVNVFAEGVWQNMVSGPMHAGDNVCFLRRPYAVVIDGVMYMMYEVGRVVACNVSANTFDTVQLPEDFAFNIEAGGTDYRVTKTSSGKLCIAQVQGMRARVWDRDPTGVWVERINMSISSVFDVPATDTMWIRVAENEGLDIPIWDTEFYLIRIVSVDEGARHLVMSFGFDTRVYCIDTELERAFDLFDSAQHAFMSNVVPVTVTCPPRFPDHI; this is translated from the exons ATGGCTGCTCATGCTGATTCCGTCGAAGCTGTCCTGGGAGACATGGAGATGCTCCGGGAGATCTTCCTGCGGGTGGGGAGCGTGTCGGCCCTGGTCCGAGCTGCCGCAGTGTCTCCAACATGGTGCGCCGCGGCGAAGCTGCCAGGCTTCCTCTCGGCCTTCCGCAAAAGGTTCGCTCCTCCGCTCATAGGCTTCGCGGTTGAGTTCGATCAGCTTCTATGGAATTTCTCCATGTATCTTGCTTCCCCTGGCATCGGGCATGGGCTAGCGCAAGTTTCCCAGACGGTGGCGCAGCATTTCCTCGACCCCGACCATAGCATCGTTGCTATCGCCTCGGGTGACTCGGGTCTAATGACGAGGGAGGAACTTCCAGCACCTGGATACATGCTCATCACGCCCGGGGGGGACGCCGCTCCAATGGGCGACGGCGTGCCCCTGTCGCCTACGGTGGCTGCGGCAACGCCGAACACCTGGGGTCATTTTGCAAAGCTTGGGGCCGAGCATGCGTTCTTCGTGCAGGACCCGGCCGCCGACTTCGACATCATGCCGAAAGGGGTTTGCATGAACGACGACTCGCCGGTTCATTACCAC GTGAACGTGTTCGCTGAGGGTGTTTGGCAGAACATGGTTTCAGGACCCATGCACGCGGGCGATAACGTGTGCTTCCTCCGGCGCCCGTATGCGGTGGTCATCGACGGCGTCATGTACATGATGTACGAAGTCGGCAGGGTGGTGGCTTGCAACGTCAGCGCCAACACATTCGACACAGTTCAGCTGCCGGAAGATTTCGCCTTCAACATCGAAGCGGGAGGTACGGACTACAGAGTCACTAAAACCTCCTCCGGGAAGCTTTGCATTGCTCAAGTCCAGGGCATGCGAGCGCGGGTGTGGGACCGTGACCCGACGGGGGTGTGGGTGGAGAGGATCAACATGTCAATTTCCAGCGTTTTTGATGTCCCCGCTACGGATACTATGTGGATCAGAGTTGCTGAAAACGAAGGGCTGGACATTCCAATATGGGACACTGAGTTTTACTTGATTAGGATTGTGTCAGTCGACGAGGGTGCTCGCCATCTCGTCATGAGTTTTGGTTTTGACACCCGCGTGTACTGCATTGATACGGAGCTGGAGAGAGCGTTTGATCTCTTCGACTCAGCACAACACGCTTTCATGAGCAATGTGGTCCCGGTGACGGTCACGTGTCCGCCACGCTTCCCCGACCACATTTAG